In the genome of Sphingopyxis sp. YF1, the window CGAGCGCGTTTTCGATCCCCGCGTCGCCCGATCCGACGACGGTGATATGCTTGTCCTTGAAATCCTCGGGGTCGTCGACCGTGTAGATGATGTGCGGCAGGTCGGCGCCGCCGCAGCGCATCCGGTTCGGATTGCCCTGCGTGCCGATCGCGAGGACGATATTTTCGGCCCTGTAGACGTCGCCCCTGGCGGTCTTGATCTCGAACGCGCCCTGCTGCCCGGTCACTTCGGTGACCTCGGCATGCTTGACGACGTTGACCTTGTTGTTCGCCGCATCCTCGTCCCAGTTGGCGAGGATATATTCGCGCGCGCCCTCGGCGAAACGGCAGTCGGAACGCAGGTCGAGCCGATCGGGCGTCGCGAGCACACGCTTGCCCTTCTGATATTTGAAGATGGTGTCGGAGAGATGGTCGGTCTTTTCGAGCAGGACGTGGCTCATGCCGAGCTGTCCCGCGCGCGACGCCGCGCTCAGCCCCGCGGGACCCGAGCCGATGATCGCGACCCGGACGATATCGGGAGCCGGCTCGCTCATGCGCGCGCGCCCTCACGGCGGGCGACGCGAGCGAATCCGGCCATGACGTTGACGAACCTGCGCACGGGCATCCCTGTCCCCCTATCGCCAGCCCCCCGGCGAACACAAAACGGATGCGACCCGGACTTATGTCCTGGAACGAAAGCTATGCCCTTGAAAGCGAGGGCAGGTCAACAAGCGAGGCAGAGATTCGCCTTGCTGCGATACGTTCGCAACAGAGCGGTTGTCGCCCGTCAGGGTGCGGGCCGGACCTGGTTGTCGACGCCCTGTACCGCGATGCGCGGCTTGCCCTTTCCGTTCACGCGCCATGTCACGACATTGTCGACGCCCGAGACGCTGAGCGGCGCGCCGGGACGCAGGACGATGGCGATCCGGTTGTCGACTCCGTTGACCGTCAGCGCGGGACAGTCACCGGTGAAACTGATGCGGTTGCCCGTCCCCGACACTTCGGCGGGGCGTCCTTCACAATCGACCTCGTGCATCTGGTCGACGCCGTTGATCGTCGAGCCGTTGCGGGTTCCCGCACCTTCGCTCCGCTGCATTGCCAGCGAGGGCGAAGCGGCGAGCAGGCTGAACAGGGCGGCCGGGAACAGCATCCGGATGGCGGTACGGTTTCGAAACAAGGCGGTCTCCTTCGTTTCCCGCCTCTTATTCCCCTGTCCGTTCAATGATATGGAAATCGCCCCGCGTCAACGGCGCGTTCAGGCCAGCTCGAACTGGGCCGCGATCGCGTCCGACGCGATCGGCTCGAAGCGCGACCAGCCGTCGGGACCCAGTCGTTCGAGCGGACGGAAGCGCGCCTTGTACGCCATGCGCGCCGAATTCTCGATCCAGTAGCCGAGATAGACATAGGGCAGCCCGGCCCTCGATGCGCGCGCGACATGGTCGAGGATGATATACGTCCCCAACCCCTCGCGCATCGGGTGCGCTGCGTCGAAGAAGCTGTAGATCATCGACAGTCCGTCGCCCTGCCGGTCGGTCAGGCAGCAGCCGATCAGCCGGCCGCGACTGCCGTCGGCCGCCGGCGGCTCGCGATATTCGATCAGATAGCTATCGACCGGGGTCTGCTCGACCATGTCGGCGAAATCCTGCTCGTCCATGTCGGCCATGCCGCCATCGGGATGGCGCGCGCCCAGATAGGCGCGCAGCAGCGCGTACTGCTCCTCTGTCGCCCAGGGCTTGCACGCGGTGGCGACCAGGTCGCCGTTGCGACGCAGGTTGCGCTTCTGCGAATTGCTCGGCGCAAAATCGGCCGCGGCGACGCGCACCGACACGCATGCCGAACAGTCGGCGCAGCTCGGGCGGTAGGCGACCGACTGGCTGCGGCGAAAGCCGATGCGTCCCAGCGCATCGTTGAGTTCGCCCGCGCTGTGGCCGTTGAGCTCGGTGAACACCTTGCGCTCGGTCTTGCCCGCCAGATAGGGGCATGGCGCGGGGCTGGTGACGAAAAAGCGCGGAAAACGGAACGGGGCGGACACGCGAATTTGACCTCCGGACTGTGATGCGGATCCCCCCGATGCGGGTCCGACGCGCCATCTGCACCGACTATGCCGCCGCACGTCAATGGTGCAAAGGAGATTTACCATTTTTGCGCGTCCCGAACTGAATCAAGTTCGCAACTTCCTGAATCGACCGCTAACTTTTGTGCCGATTTGAATCGCTCAGGCGTAACCCTTGAGCTCGTCGCCGGTCAGCGTCGCGACGTGGAGCACGTTGGTCGACCCCGGCGTGCCGAACGGAACCCCCGCCATCATCACCAGCTTCGCACCCGCGCGCCCGATCCCATGGCGCAGCGCCATGCGCTTGCCCTTGGCGATCATCTCCTCGAAACTGCCGATGTCCTTGGTCGGCACCGCATGCGCGCCCCAGAGCAGCCCCATGCGCCGCGCCGCCTCCTTCCTGGGCGTCAGCACCAGCAGCGGCGCGCCCGGCCGCTCGCGCGCGACGCGGCGCGCGGTCGATCCCGACGCGGTGAAACAGATGATCGCGTCGGCCGCGATCGTCCCGATGATGCTCCCCGCCGCCTCGGCGAGCGCGTCGGCGGTCGTCGCGTCGGGCACCGTCTCGGTGAAGTGCAGCCGGCGGTAATAGTCGGGATCGCTTTCGACCGATCGCGCGATGCTGTCCATCATCGTCACCGCCTCGACCGGCCAGGCGCCCGCCGCGGTCTCGGCCGACAGCATGATCGCGTCGGCGCCGTCATAGACCGCGGTCGCGACGTCGGACACTTCGGCGCGCGTCGGCGAGGGCGAGACGATCATCGATTCGAGCATCTGCGTCGCGACGACCACCGGCTTGCCCATCCGCCGCGCGGTCGCGACGATCCGCTTCTGGAGCGGCGGCACCGCTTCGGGCGGCAATTCGACCCCCAGGTCGCCGCGCGCGACCATCGCCGCGTCGGCGAGCTCGAGGATCTCCTCGAGCCGCTGCACCCCCGCGGGCTTCTCGAATTTGACGAGCAGCGCCGCCTTGCCGCCGATCAACCGCCGCGCCTCGGCGACATCCTCGGGGCGCTGGACGAACGACAGCGCGATCCAGTCGACATGCTGTTCGAGCGCAAAGGTCAGGTCGCGGCGGTCCTTTTCGGTCAGCGCCGCAAGCGGCACCACGACATCGGGAACGTTGACCCCCTTGCGGTCCGAAATCCTGCCGCCGACCTCGACCACCGTCTCGATCCGCCCGGGCGAAACCGCCTGCACGCGCAGCACCAGCTTGCCGTCGTCGATCAGCAGCCGCGTGCCGGCTTCGAGCGCCGCGAACAGCTCGGGATGCGGCAGATGGACGCGCGTCGCATCGCCGGGCGCCGGGTCGGCGTCGAGAACAAAGCCCGCGCCCTTGACCAGTTCGGCGGGCCCGTCGCGGAACGCCCCGACACGCAGCTTCGGCCCCTGCAGGTCGACGAGGATCGTCGTCGGCCGCCCGGTTTCCTTCTCGAGCGCGCGGATCGCCGCGATCACCTTCGCATGGCCTTCATGATCGCCATGGCTCATGTTGACGCGAAAGGCGTCGGCGCCCGCGCGATGCAGTTCGGCGATCATCGCGGGATTGGCGCTGGCGGGGCCCAGCGTCGCGAGGATACGGACCTTGCGCTGGCGGGGGGTAAAACTCTGGACCACGAAAGCTCCGGTCGAAATGGGGGTGAATGTCGGCGGCTTGCCTAGGCGCGTTGCGATGGGCAAGGCAAGCTGCGTATAGCTATTCACGCCCTCCCCGCGACCGATGGAGCCCGACCATGTCCTGCAGCGAAGACGCCCCGCCCGCCAACGACGCGCTCGACACACTCGACGATGCCGCCGCCGCGGCGGCGTTCCGCCGCCTCGTCCGCCTCCTCCGCCACCGCAGCGACGCCGCGAACATCGACCTGATGGGGCTCGCGGGTTTCTGCCGCAACTGCCTCGGCGACTGGATCGCCGAGGCCGGCGGGCTCGACAAGGAGGCCGGCCGCGCGATCGTCCACGGCATGCCGACCACCGCGTGGAAGGCGCTCCACCACACCCCCGCGACCCCCGAACAGCTCGCGCGGATGGAAGAAAGCATGGCGAAGAATCCCCGACCTCGCTAGGGACGCGCCAGGCGCGATTCTCGCGCAGCCATCATCCATCCAGCGGAGTCCCAAATGAGCGAAGCCACCACAGCCGACCAGCAATTGCGCCTGTTCATCGAGCGCATCGAGCGGATGGAAGAAGAAAAAAAGGGCGTCGGCGAGGATATCCGCGACACCTATAACGAAGCCAAGGCCCAGGGCTATGACACCAAAATCATGCGGCAGGTGATCAAGCTGCGGAAGATGTCCCAACACGACCGGATGGAAATGGAAGCCATTCTGGACACATATAAGGCGGCCCTCGGCCTCGCTTGAGGATTATGGGTTTGTTTCCCAGTAGAGTTTGAGCATGTCCCCATCGCCTGCCTTCAGAAGCTCCAGGATGGCCGTCACACTGGCCACATGGCTTCGGAAGGCAGCGTTGGATTTTTCCATGACGGAAACGATCGCCTCACTGAACCAGTGAAATGCCAGCAACGCCCGACGAATGTCGTCTTCGGAAATTTCGAGATCCTCATTTTGCTTGGGGTGGGTGATCCGGTTTCTCAGGGCGATCGTGCCTTTGAGGTCGGCCCATCCCGCACCACCGAAATCGGGGGTCGCGTCGGGAGCGAATTTTGCCGCTATGCGGCTCGTCAACCGGATCGAGGCTGCCGTGGACAGGAATCGCGGCTGCTTCGATATGCGGCCGGTGTCATCGACCGTAACCATCGATTCTGAAAGCGCGATTCTTTCGGCCTCTTCGAGGACACCGATTTCGTCGGCAGCCTCGACCACGTGCCTGCGATAAATCCATGCCTGCCCTTCGACGGCTGCAATAAGCGTGCGGATCAGGCCTCTTCGGTTGGTCGAACTGTCATCCGCCTTTTGGCGTCGCAACGCGTCATCGACATCGAGTATCAGCACGCGAATAAAGCTTGGGCGTACATCGTTGATTTCCGTCACGTCCCGCCCCATTTGTTGCGACCAACCGCATGCCAAGCGATCACCTTTCATATCCAAAACCCCGGCAGGAGGGAATCTCCCTATGTTCAGCACCACCACCAACGCCGTCGAGGGCCGTCCGGTCCGCGAATATCTGGGCATCGTCACCGGCGAGGTGATCGTCGGCGCCAACCTGTTCCGCGACCTGTTCGCCAGCATCACCGACATCGTCGGCGGCCGCTCGGGCAAATATGAGGATGTCCTCGCCCGCGCCCGCAAGGAAGCGATCGCCGAGATGGAAGCCGAAGCCGCGCGGCTCGGCGGCAACGCCGTGATCGGCGTCGACCTCGATTACGAAGTGCTCGGCCAGAACGGCTCGATGCTGATGGTGTCGGCCAGCGGGACGGCGGTCGTCCTCTGACGACGCCGGTCCTTCGCCGCGCTCTACCGCACCGGCTCCGGTTGTGCGCGGCCCTTCGCCGCGCTAGGGCGGCGTCACAATTTTCCATCGGATGGAGGTAGGCTGTGGCCGGCCATAGCAAATTCAAGAACATCATGCACCGCAAGGGTGCGCAGGATAAAAAGCGCAGCAGCCTCTTCTCGAAGCTCAGCCGCGAAATCACCGTCGCGGCGAAGATGGGGCTGCCCGATCCCGACGCCAACGCCCGCCTGCGCGCCGCGGTCAACGCCGCCAAGGCGCAGTCGATGCCCAAGGACAATATCCAGCGCGCGATCGACAAGGCGGCGGGCAACGACGGCGACAATTACGAGGAAATCCGGTACGAAGGCTATGGCCCGGGCGGCGTGTCGCTGATCGTCGAAGCGCTGACCGACAACCGCAACCGCACCGCGACCAACGTCCGCACCGCGTTCAGCAAGAATGGCGGCAACCTCGGCACCTCGGGCAGCGTCAGCCACGGCTTCGACCGCCTCGGCCTGATCAACTATAGCGCCGGGGCCGGCGACGCCGACGCCGTGTTCGAGGCCGCGCTCGACGCGGGCGCCGACGACGTCGAATCGTCCGACGACGGCCACGACATCTGGACCAGCGTCGACAGCCTGCACGAAGTCGCGAAGGCGCTCGAAGCCAAGCTCGGCGAGGCGGAGGGCGTCAAACTCGCGTGGCGGCCGACGCTCAAGAGCGAAATCGCCGACGAAAGCATCGCGCAGACGCTCTTCAAGCTGATCGACACGCTCGACGACGACGACGACGTCCAGACCGTGTGGGGCAATTACGAAATCCCCGACGCGGTGATGGAAAAGCTGGGTTGATGAAAATCCTCCCTGTCGCAATGCGATGGGGAGGGGGACCGCCGGCGAAGCCGGTGGTGGAGGGGTCAATGTGTCATGGCCCCTCCGTCAGCGCTTCGCGCTGCCACCTCCCCATGCCTGCGGCACAGGGAGGATCAAAATTATGATCATCCTCGGCCTCGATCCCTCGTTGAGCTGCACCGGCTGGGGCGTGATCCGCGTCGAAGGCAGCCGGATCAGCCATATCGCCAACGGCCAGATCAAGACCGACGCCAAAGCCTCCCTGCCCGACCGGCTCGCCTATCTCGACACCGTGCTCGCCGCGGTGATCGCCGACCATGCGCCGGTGTCGGCCGCGGTCGAGGAGGTCTTCGTCAACGACAATCCGCAATCGACGCTCAAGCTCGCGCACGCGCGCGGCGTCGTCCTGCTCGGCTGCGCCCGCGGCGGGCTCGCGGTCGGCGAATATGCGCCGCGCGTCGTCAAGAAGGCGATCGTCGGCACCGGCGGCGCGGCGAAGGAACAGGTGCAGGCGATGCTGCGCATCCTCCTGCCCGGCGCGAAGGTTGCGGGCGCCGATGCCGCGGACGCGCTGGCCGTCGCGATCTGCCACGCCCACCACCGGCCGTTGCGATAGGATTCAGGAAGAATCCTCACACGAAGGCACAAAGGCGCGAAGAGGAACTGCTCCCCTGCGAAAGCCGGGGCCCATATCAACGCCGCATCTGGGCCCCGGCTTTCGCCGGGGAACAACCTGCTCCGTCTCGCGCTACCCCCTTTGTGTCTTTGTGTCTTCGTGCGAACCAATTTTGTTCCCTTTTCATTCCTGCCGCGCTAACCCGGTCGCATGATCGCGAAACTCACCGGAAAGCTCGACAGCAGCGGCGCAGGCCATGCGGTGATCGACGTCGGCGGCGTCGGCTATCTGGTCGAGGCATCGGCGCGCACCCTCGACGCGCTCGGCCGCGTCGGCAGCGACGTCACCATCCACACCGAAATGCTCGTCGGCGAGGATTTCCTGCGCCTGCTCGGCTTCGCGCGCGCCGAGGAACGCGACTGGTTCCGCCTGCTCACCCACGTCCAGGGCGTCGGCACCAAGGTCGCGCTGGCGATCCTCTCGGCGCTCGAAGTCGGCGAACTCCAGCGCGCGCTCGCCAGCGGCGACAGCGCGATGATCGCGCGGGCAAACGGCGTCGGCCCCAAACTCGCGCAGCGCATCACGCACGAGCTGAAGGACAAGGCCGGGGCATTGGGCGGCATCGCGGGGGGAGCGAGCATCCCCGGCACCGCCATCGCGGGCCCGCTCGGTGACGCCGTCGCCGCCCTCACCAGCCTCGGCTTCAAACCCGGCGAAGCCAGCGCCGCCGTCGCCGCGGCGAATGAGGAACTGGGCGCGGGCGCCAGTCTCGACGCGCTGGTGCGTGTGGCGCTCAAGAAGGCCGCCAAGTGACCGACCGCGTTCGCAACGCCGCCTGCCGCTGCGGCCGGATCCGCATCGCCTGCACCGGCGAGCCGATCCGCGTGTCGGTGTGTCACTGCCGCGAGTGCAAGGCGCGCAGCGGCAGCGCTTTTGCGGCGCAGGTGCGCTTCCCCGCCGAACAGCTCCGCATCGAGGGCGAGGCGAACGCGAGGATGTGGCAATATGCCGGCGCCAGCGGCCACACCGCCGACTTCTTCTTCTGCTCCACCTGCGGCGCGGGCGTCTGGTATCGCGCGCGACCCTATCACGACGCCTATGCGATCCCGCTCGGCAATTTCGAACCCGGCCACGGCTTCGTCCCCGACTATTCGGTCTGGGAGGAACGCAAGGAGCCTTGGGTTTCGATCACCGGCGAGGCAATAGAGCACCATGACTGAGCCGGCCCTCACCACCCCGCACCGCACCCCCGAGGATGCCGACGCCGCGCTGCGGCCCAAGTCGCTCGCCGAATTCGTCGGACAGGCGGCGGCGCGCGAGAATCTGCGCATCTTCGTCGAGGCCGCGAAGGCGCGCGGCGATGCGCTCGACCATGTGCTCTTCTTCGGCCCGCCGGGGCTCGGCAAGACGACGCTGGCGCAGATCGTCGCGCGCGAGCTCGGCGTCGGCTTCCGCTCGACCAGCGGCCCGGTGATCGCCAAGGCGGGCGACCTTGCCGCGCTGCTCACCAACCTCGATGACGGCGACGTGCTGTTCATCGACGAAATCCACCGCCTGTCGCCCGCGGTCGAGGAAATCCTCTACCCCGCGATGGAGGACCGCGCGCTCGACATCATGATCGGCGAAGGCCCCTCGGCGCGCAGCGTGCGCATCGACCTGCCCAAATTCACCCTCGTCGGCGCGACGACGCGGCAGGGCCTGCTCACCACCCCGCTGCGCGACCGCTTCGGCATTCCGGTGCGGCTCAATTTCTACACCCACGCCGAACTCGAACAGGTGATCACGCGCGCCGCGCGGCTGCTCGCGCTGCCGCTGGCCCCCGACGGGGCGCTCGAAATCGCCCGCCGCGCGCGGGGCACCCCGCGCATCGCCGGGCGGCTGCTGCGCCGCGTGCGCGACTTCGCGACCGTCGCCGGGCATGCGATCGTCGATGCAAAGGCGGCCGACGCAGCGCTCAACCGGCTCGAAGTCGACGCGCTCGGGCTCGATGCGATGGACCGGCGCTATCTCCTAATGATCGCCGACATTTATCGCGGCGGACCGGTCGGGGTCGAAACGCTCGCAGCGGGGCTTTCGGAACCCCGCGACACGATCGAGGATGTGATCGAACCCTATCTGCTCCAGATCGGGCTCATCGCGCGCACTGCTCGCGGCCGAATGATAAACGCAAGCGCATGGAAACATTTGGGTTT includes:
- a CDS encoding DUF3060 domain-containing protein, whose protein sequence is MFRNRTAIRMLFPAALFSLLAASPSLAMQRSEGAGTRNGSTINGVDQMHEVDCEGRPAEVSGTGNRISFTGDCPALTVNGVDNRIAIVLRPGAPLSVSGVDNVVTWRVNGKGKPRIAVQGVDNQVRPAP
- a CDS encoding arginyltransferase, coding for MSAPFRFPRFFVTSPAPCPYLAGKTERKVFTELNGHSAGELNDALGRIGFRRSQSVAYRPSCADCSACVSVRVAAADFAPSNSQKRNLRRNGDLVATACKPWATEEQYALLRAYLGARHPDGGMADMDEQDFADMVEQTPVDSYLIEYREPPAADGSRGRLIGCCLTDRQGDGLSMIYSFFDAAHPMREGLGTYIILDHVARASRAGLPYVYLGYWIENSARMAYKARFRPLERLGPDGWSRFEPIASDAIAAQFELA
- the pyk gene encoding pyruvate kinase; the protein is MVQSFTPRQRKVRILATLGPASANPAMIAELHRAGADAFRVNMSHGDHEGHAKVIAAIRALEKETGRPTTILVDLQGPKLRVGAFRDGPAELVKGAGFVLDADPAPGDATRVHLPHPELFAALEAGTRLLIDDGKLVLRVQAVSPGRIETVVEVGGRISDRKGVNVPDVVVPLAALTEKDRRDLTFALEQHVDWIALSFVQRPEDVAEARRLIGGKAALLVKFEKPAGVQRLEEILELADAAMVARGDLGVELPPEAVPPLQKRIVATARRMGKPVVVATQMLESMIVSPSPTRAEVSDVATAVYDGADAIMLSAETAAGAWPVEAVTMMDSIARSVESDPDYYRRLHFTETVPDATTADALAEAAGSIIGTIAADAIICFTASGSTARRVARERPGAPLLVLTPRKEAARRMGLLWGAHAVPTKDIGSFEEMIAKGKRMALRHGIGRAGAKLVMMAGVPFGTPGSTNVLHVATLTGDELKGYA
- a CDS encoding DUF1244 domain-containing protein, with the translated sequence MSCSEDAPPANDALDTLDDAAAAAAFRRLVRLLRHRSDAANIDLMGLAGFCRNCLGDWIAEAGGLDKEAGRAIVHGMPTTAWKALHHTPATPEQLARMEESMAKNPRPR
- a CDS encoding DUF2312 domain-containing protein, with the translated sequence MSEATTADQQLRLFIERIERMEEEKKGVGEDIRDTYNEAKAQGYDTKIMRQVIKLRKMSQHDRMEMEAILDTYKAALGLA
- a CDS encoding heavy metal-binding domain-containing protein, with the translated sequence MFSTTTNAVEGRPVREYLGIVTGEVIVGANLFRDLFASITDIVGGRSGKYEDVLARARKEAIAEMEAEAARLGGNAVIGVDLDYEVLGQNGSMLMVSASGTAVVL
- a CDS encoding YebC/PmpR family DNA-binding transcriptional regulator, which produces MAGHSKFKNIMHRKGAQDKKRSSLFSKLSREITVAAKMGLPDPDANARLRAAVNAAKAQSMPKDNIQRAIDKAAGNDGDNYEEIRYEGYGPGGVSLIVEALTDNRNRTATNVRTAFSKNGGNLGTSGSVSHGFDRLGLINYSAGAGDADAVFEAALDAGADDVESSDDGHDIWTSVDSLHEVAKALEAKLGEAEGVKLAWRPTLKSEIADESIAQTLFKLIDTLDDDDDVQTVWGNYEIPDAVMEKLG
- the ruvC gene encoding crossover junction endodeoxyribonuclease RuvC, coding for MIILGLDPSLSCTGWGVIRVEGSRISHIANGQIKTDAKASLPDRLAYLDTVLAAVIADHAPVSAAVEEVFVNDNPQSTLKLAHARGVVLLGCARGGLAVGEYAPRVVKKAIVGTGGAAKEQVQAMLRILLPGAKVAGADAADALAVAICHAHHRPLR
- the ruvA gene encoding Holliday junction branch migration protein RuvA; translated protein: MIAKLTGKLDSSGAGHAVIDVGGVGYLVEASARTLDALGRVGSDVTIHTEMLVGEDFLRLLGFARAEERDWFRLLTHVQGVGTKVALAILSALEVGELQRALASGDSAMIARANGVGPKLAQRITHELKDKAGALGGIAGGASIPGTAIAGPLGDAVAALTSLGFKPGEASAAVAAANEELGAGASLDALVRVALKKAAK
- a CDS encoding GFA family protein — protein: MTDRVRNAACRCGRIRIACTGEPIRVSVCHCRECKARSGSAFAAQVRFPAEQLRIEGEANARMWQYAGASGHTADFFFCSTCGAGVWYRARPYHDAYAIPLGNFEPGHGFVPDYSVWEERKEPWVSITGEAIEHHD
- the ruvB gene encoding Holliday junction branch migration DNA helicase RuvB codes for the protein MTEPALTTPHRTPEDADAALRPKSLAEFVGQAAARENLRIFVEAAKARGDALDHVLFFGPPGLGKTTLAQIVARELGVGFRSTSGPVIAKAGDLAALLTNLDDGDVLFIDEIHRLSPAVEEILYPAMEDRALDIMIGEGPSARSVRIDLPKFTLVGATTRQGLLTTPLRDRFGIPVRLNFYTHAELEQVITRAARLLALPLAPDGALEIARRARGTPRIAGRLLRRVRDFATVAGHAIVDAKAADAALNRLEVDALGLDAMDRRYLLMIADIYRGGPVGVETLAAGLSEPRDTIEDVIEPYLLQIGLIARTARGRMINASAWKHLGLSPPAGSQDSLFAPEA